Sequence from the Gemmatimonas sp. genome:
TGGGGCGCGGTCATGTTTGTCAGTATCGGCTCGGCGTGCGAAAACCGCAAGCTATTTCTTCTTGGTCGTCACCTTGATGACACCATTGACTCCGGCGTCGCCATAGAGCGACTTCGCGGCCTCGCCCTTCATGACCTCGACAGTCTCGATCGATTCGGGTGACAGCGAATTGAGCACCGAGGATTCCACCGTTTTGCCGTCTACGATGAGGAGACCGGCGAACGGCTTTTTGGGCGTTGCCGCCATCTCAACCACCCTCGCCGGTGCGCCGTTGACGACGGCCGACGGCAACGCGCCCTTCGTGCTGATGCGGATCTCTTGGGCCGTGCCTCCGCGGACGTTCACGGTCGCGATCTTCTCGGCTGAAAGCGCATTGGCTTCGGCGCGGCTGACCTGCTTGCCGTCCACGACATAGACCACGCTCAAGGTGTCGAGCTTCGTCAATTGCGAGATGCGGCGCTCAACAAGCTTTACGTCCATGTTTTGCATCTCGGCGGCTGTGGGCAGCTGTGATTCACAGGCGGCAAGAAGTGCGACGGTGGCGAGCAGGCCGCTGACGAGGCGACGGGAGCGAATGAACTGCGACGGTCGTGAGGTCATGGTGATCAGTCTCCGTTCGAGATGTGATGCGTGGTAGGAAAAGGCGGGGCTGGTGAGCGCCAGCGGGGAGCGGGCGATGCCGCCGTGCATGAACTGTGGGATGTGCGAAGAGAGTTCGATCAGGAGCTGGCCGTACTGCCGCGGTGAGGCGCCGGTGCCGAGTACGCGACGATCACAATCGAGTTCGATGGCGAGGCGAAGCCGGGCGAGGGCGAACCACGCGACTGGATTCCACGGCATGAGGGCGATGGCACCGCAGGCCGCGAGCAGCAGCGCCGGATCACCGGCGGCGATATGCGACTGCTCATGCGCCACCACCAGCCGCTGCTCGTGTGGCGTGCGTGCGAGCAGCCACGCGGGAACCGCGATACGAGGCGACCGCACACCGATCACGGCGGGACCGAGCGCTTCAGTCACGCTCACGACCACGCCGTCGATGTGGTGCAACGTGGCGCGCTGCAGTTCCGCACGATGACGACGGTAGCTCACACCGAACGCGACGAGCACGAGCGCCGAAGAGAGCGGCCACGCGTACGTGACGGCCTGTTGTGCGGCGGCGGGTGCACGATCGACGGCGCCGCCGATGCTGGTGGTGGCCCACGACACGGGAGCGGAAACCACCTGACTGACGCGACGGGTCATCGCGGCGACGACGGCGCGCGCATCAATGCCATTGGACGCACTGGCCCGGGGCGTCGGCGTTCCGACGGCGGCGAGCGTGCGCGTCTCAGGTGTCGCGCGCGGCATCGTTCGCAACGGGGCCACGAGCACGAGCAACGATGAGGCGAACAAGGCGCCGCCCCAGATCATGCGCACCGGCAACGCGCGACCGGCGAGCCGCTGCAACACCAGCGCCGCCGCGGCGAGGAGCGTGCTGACCACAATCGCCTGCGTCATCCAGCCGATGATCAGCGATGGCGTCATGCGTCGTCTCCGAGGCGCTCATCGAGCAGCGCCCGCATGCGCTCGAGCTCTTCGCGGCCGAGCTGCTTGTCCGACACGAGCTGGGTAAACATGCGCTCGGCCGACCCCTGGAAGATGGCGTCCTTGATGCGGGTCAGGGCACTCCGACCGGCCCGTTCAGCGGCGACCGCCGGGAAGTAGCGGTAGGCGCGCCCCTCGGGCTCGTGGCGCACGTAGCCTTTGTCCTCGAGAGTCTGGAGGGCCGAGAGGACGGAGGTATACGCGAGGTCCTCCTCCATGGCGTCGCGGACATCAGCCACGGTCGCGGAGCCGAGTCGCCAAAGGACACTCATGACGGCAAGCTCGCGAGGGGGGAAATGGACGTCAGTCATTGCGGAGGGGGGCTGCGGGGAAATCAGTACTGGTTAGGCAGTAGTATGAGGAGGGGAGGGGGGATTGTCAACTGGTTTCTCCGTAGGTGGGGCATTGGGGCGGGGGCCGTGGGCTTTGGGATATGGGCTGTGGGCTGTGGGCTGTGGGCTATCGGCTTTGGGCTTTGGGCTATGGGCTATGGGCTGTGGGCTATGGCTATGGGCTATGGGCGGTGAGAAGAGAACGCGCGCGTCGTTCTGGTCACGCGCATTTCTCGGGATGTGCTACACTCGGCGGCATGCAAGACTTCAGAAACCTTCGAGTGTGGCACGAGGCAATCGCCTTCGCCGTCGCGATTGACCGCGCTATCGCCAAAGCGGCGAGAGGGCGCGCGAACCTTAAGCATCAACTCCAGTCGTCGGCGGAGTCGATCCATGCGAACATCGCCGAAGGGTCGGGGCAGAGAACCGATCCGCAGTTCGCGCGGTATCTCTCCGTTGCATTAGGCTCGACGACCGAAGCGACAAGTCATCTGATGCTCGCCCGCGAAATACACGTGATCGCGAGTAGCACGGCCGACGAGCTACTCGCGCAAACCGGACGCATCCGCGGCATGCTGATCAATCTCATCAAACGCTTGGACACCTGAAATCTGACTTTTGCAGAAGCCCACAGCCCACAGCCCACAGCCCACCGCCCACCGCCCACCGCCCACCGCCCAAAGCCCAAAGCCCACCGCCCAAAGCTCAAAGCTCAAAGCCCAAAGCCCAAAGCCCAAAGCCCAAAGCCCATAGCCCATAGCCCCCCATCACACCGTACAAACCTCCACTGCCTCCCGTAACGACTTCATCCCCTCCCGCTTCGGCAAGAACTCATGCGCGAGTACCCCTTCGTATCCCGTGCCCGCAATGAACTCCGCGATCCCGCGATAGTTCAGCTCTTGTCCACCATCAATCTCATTTCTGCCCGGCACCCCTGCCGTGTGGAAATGCGCAATCCAGGGCAGGTTCGCCTTGATCGTGGCGATCACGTCGCCTTCCATCACCTGCATGTGGTAGATGTCGTACAGCAGGCGGAAGCTCAGTGAGTTCACCCCTTTTGCCACTTCGACGGCCCATGCCGTGTGATCGGCATGATAGTCCTTGTGATCGACCTTGCTGTTCAGCATCTCCATGCACAGCACGACCCCATGTTGCTCGGCGGTCGGCATGAGGCGCTTGAGACCCGTGATGCAGTTCGCGATGCCTTCGCCGTCGGACAGGCCGCCGCGGTTACCGCTGAACACCACGATCTTCCGGACCCCTGCCGCCGCGGCCTTCGGGATCATCGCCTCCCCGTCCGCCACCAGCTTGTCGTGCTGATTCAGCCGGTTGAAGCCCACCGGAATCGCGCCGAAGCTGTTGCCCATCGTACACTGCAAGCCGTACTGCTTCGGCACCGCCCACTCGGTATCGCCGAGGAGATCGACGCCCATCAGGCCCATGTTCTTCGCTGACGCGCACAGATCATTGATGGGCGTGCGCGCGAAGCACCAGCGCGCCACGGATTGATTGAGACGACCGGCCCGCACAGCAACGGCGTCCATCCGCCCCGCAGTCGAGACAGGTGATGCGGCACCGAGCGGCGAGGTGGAGACGGTCACGGCGGCGGCGCCGAGGGCCAGCAGGGCGTCGCGGCGCGAGAGATCGGACGGCGTCGGCATTACAGGCTTCTCCGCTTCAGTTCACCGACGGCATGCGCGACGGCGCGCGCCGTGAGCGCCATGTACGTGATCGACGGATTCTGACAGGCGCTGCTCGACATCGCGGCGCCATCGGTGATGAAGAGGTTGGGCACGTCCCACGCCTGATTCCAGCCATTCAGCACGCCCTCCTTGGCGGTCGTGGACATCCGCGCGCCGCCCATCTCATGAATGCAATGGCCGGGTGGATGCATCGTGCGATTCGGGCGCACGTTGATCGCGCCGGCGGCCTCGAGAATCTCGACCGCGCTCGCCGAGACGTCCTTGTTCATGGCGATCTCATTCTCGCGCCAGCGCACGTCGATGCGGGCGGCGGGAATGCCCCACTTGTCCTTCGTGGTCCCGTCGAGCGTGATGCGATTATCGGCGTGCGGCAGGGTTTCGCCCCAACCGCCGATGTTGATGCCCCACGGTCCGAGGTCGTCGATCAGCGACTGCTTGAACGCCGCGCCGTAGCCGGCCATGCCGCTGCCGCGTCCCCATCCGGAACGACTCGAGCCGCCCTGCATGCCGTAGCCGCGCAGGAAGTCCGCACTCTTCGTGTTCACGTTGCGGAAGCGCGCGACGTAGATGCCGTTCGGGCGACGGCCGATCGTGCGCTTGTCGAGATAGCCGGGCATCGTGCCCGCGGCGCCGGAGCCGTAGTGATGATCCATCACGTAGCGTCCGAGCGTGCCGCTGGAGTTGGCCAGACCATCAGGCCAGCGCGTGCTGGTGGAGTTCAGCAACAGTCGCACCGATTCGATGGTGGACGCACAGAGGAACACCACCTTCGCCTCGTACACGGTTTCCTGATTGGTACGCGCATCGATCACGCGCACGCCGCGTGCGCGACCACGCTTGGCGTCGTACAGGACTTCGGCCACGACGCTGTGCGGGCGCAGCGTGAGACGCCCCGTCTTCTGGGCGGCGGGCAACGTGCTACCGATGCTGTTGAAGTACGAGTGCGTCACGCAGCCGCGCTCGCACGGTCCGCAGTAGTGACACGCCGCGCGGCCGTTGTGATTCTGCGTGAGAATCGCCGCGCGACCGATGGTCATGACGCGCTCGCCGTTGAACGCTTTCAAAATGCGTTCACGCGCAACCTGTTCGACGACGGTCATCTGCATCGGCGGCAGGAACTCGCCGTCGGGCAGATGGGCCAATCCTTCCTTGGCGCCCGTCACGCCAATGAAGCGCTCTACGTGCGAGTACCAGGGCGCGATGTCCTTGTAGCGAATGGGCCAGTCGGTACCGTGTCCGTCCTTTGCATTCGCCTCGAAGTCGAGGTCACTCCAGCGATACACCTGACGGCCCCACATGATCGAACGACCACCCACCTGACGTCCGCGGAACCACTTGAACGGCGCATCGTCTGGCGCAACGTACGGATTGTCGTGGTCGTTCACGAAGAACTTGCGGCCCGTCTCGTCGCAGGCGTAGCACTGCCGCTGCACCGGCTGCTCCTTCTCCAGCGCCGTGCGATCGCCCCATCCGCGATACTTCATCGCATACGGCTGGATATGCTCCACGAAGTCCTTGCCGCCGAAGTCCACCGGGCCGCCCGCTTCCAGCACGAGGGTGGCGAGTCCGCGTTCGGTCAGTTCTTTGGCCGCCCATCCGCCGCTGATCCCCGAGCCCACCACGATGGCGTCGAAGACGCGACGCTGCGGTTGGGCATCCATGGTCAGGTCTTCACTCATCACGGCCTCCGTTGCGGGCGGGCATATCCGCGGCACCGTCGAAGCGACCCGGCATGATTTCGGTTTTCAGTACGTCGCGCTGCACGCGCTCGCTCGTGAAATAGCCGTGAATCACCAGCCCCTTCACGCGCGAGTAGCCGCGCGCTGCGGGGGCGTTGCGGTCGTATGGCGTGTCGAGGGCATTCATCACCAGGGTGAGCGTGTCGCCCGTGATCGCGGCAAATGGCTGGCCGGCAATCGCCCGTGCCTGCGCATCGATCGCGTCGAGTCCCGTCGTCAACGCGCGGCGGTCGGCGTCGGTGTAGTAGTCCGCTGCAATGACGACGATCCATGCCATCACACCCACATCGGTCGCACTCGGCGTCTCGGTGCGGGGAATGATCGCGTCGGCGAGCGCGGAAAGGGTGGCTCGCTGCGCGGTGCTGAACAGCGC
This genomic interval carries:
- a CDS encoding M56 family metallopeptidase; amino-acid sequence: MTPSLIIGWMTQAIVVSTLLAAAALVLQRLAGRALPVRMIWGGALFASSLLVLVAPLRTMPRATPETRTLAAVGTPTPRASASNGIDARAVVAAMTRRVSQVVSAPVSWATTSIGGAVDRAPAAAQQAVTYAWPLSSALVLVAFGVSYRRHRAELQRATLHHIDGVVVSVTEALGPAVIGVRSPRIAVPAWLLARTPHEQRLVVAHEQSHIAAGDPALLLAACGAIALMPWNPVAWFALARLRLAIELDCDRRVLGTGASPRQYGQLLIELSSHIPQFMHGGIARSPLALTSPAFSYHASHLERRLITMTSRPSQFIRSRRLVSGLLATVALLAACESQLPTAAEMQNMDVKLVERRISQLTKLDTLSVVYVVDGKQVSRAEANALSAEKIATVNVRGGTAQEIRISTKGALPSAVVNGAPARVVEMAATPKKPFAGLLIVDGKTVESSVLNSLSPESIETVEVMKGEAAKSLYGDAGVNGVIKVTTKKK
- a CDS encoding BlaI/MecI/CopY family transcriptional regulator is translated as MTDVHFPPRELAVMSVLWRLGSATVADVRDAMEEDLAYTSVLSALQTLEDKGYVRHEPEGRAYRYFPAVAAERAGRSALTRIKDAIFQGSAERMFTQLVSDKQLGREELERMRALLDERLGDDA
- a CDS encoding four helix bundle protein, yielding MQDFRNLRVWHEAIAFAVAIDRAIAKAARGRANLKHQLQSSAESIHANIAEGSGQRTDPQFARYLSVALGSTTEATSHLMLAREIHVIASSTADELLAQTGRIRGMLINLIKRLDT
- a CDS encoding TIM barrel protein is translated as MPTPSDLSRRDALLALGAAAVTVSTSPLGAASPVSTAGRMDAVAVRAGRLNQSVARWCFARTPINDLCASAKNMGLMGVDLLGDTEWAVPKQYGLQCTMGNSFGAIPVGFNRLNQHDKLVADGEAMIPKAAAAGVRKIVVFSGNRGGLSDGEGIANCITGLKRLMPTAEQHGVVLCMEMLNSKVDHKDYHADHTAWAVEVAKGVNSLSFRLLYDIYHMQVMEGDVIATIKANLPWIAHFHTAGVPGRNEIDGGQELNYRGIAEFIAGTGYEGVLAHEFLPKREGMKSLREAVEVCTV
- a CDS encoding GMC family oxidoreductase, coding for MSEDLTMDAQPQRRVFDAIVVGSGISGGWAAKELTERGLATLVLEAGGPVDFGGKDFVEHIQPYAMKYRGWGDRTALEKEQPVQRQCYACDETGRKFFVNDHDNPYVAPDDAPFKWFRGRQVGGRSIMWGRQVYRWSDLDFEANAKDGHGTDWPIRYKDIAPWYSHVERFIGVTGAKEGLAHLPDGEFLPPMQMTVVEQVARERILKAFNGERVMTIGRAAILTQNHNGRAACHYCGPCERGCVTHSYFNSIGSTLPAAQKTGRLTLRPHSVVAEVLYDAKRGRARGVRVIDARTNQETVYEAKVVFLCASTIESVRLLLNSTSTRWPDGLANSSGTLGRYVMDHHYGSGAAGTMPGYLDKRTIGRRPNGIYVARFRNVNTKSADFLRGYGMQGGSSRSGWGRGSGMAGYGAAFKQSLIDDLGPWGINIGGWGETLPHADNRITLDGTTKDKWGIPAARIDVRWRENEIAMNKDVSASAVEILEAAGAINVRPNRTMHPPGHCIHEMGGARMSTTAKEGVLNGWNQAWDVPNLFITDGAAMSSSACQNPSITYMALTARAVAHAVGELKRRSL
- a CDS encoding gluconate 2-dehydrogenase subunit 3 family protein, with the protein product MQRRELLKAAATAAALTLLPREALAAWAKALADAAPAAMPSAAQPALFSTAQRATLSALADAIIPRTETPSATDVGVMAWIVVIAADYYTDADRRALTTGLDAIDAQARAIAGQPFAAITGDTLTLVMNALDTPYDRNAPAARGYSRVKGLVIHGYFTSERVQRDVLKTEIMPGRFDGAADMPARNGGRDE